A single Perca flavescens isolate YP-PL-M2 chromosome 2, PFLA_1.0, whole genome shotgun sequence DNA region contains:
- the LOC114546913 gene encoding uncharacterized protein LOC114546913 isoform X4, which yields MVFTIDSERFLLGTSTEVTSCRNSVHFSALETKSEDCCNSYLRKSENRPEQATIEESSSTESCYLRESENHPEQPTIEESSSTESSESVHEEYPLMMCSENEIEQETCAAPSVQSSENGKESGKKDAACQRPKSQKERTTTSQSENKENRDIQEDENEEFSTSLSVGDGRYLVDLGSSSEFVIDEECLFQLFKSCRECNRQCTVRKRVTGLKLVVSQACCFCQSHSKWTNLPDDDDDGGDLQINGKQTALEQTNSAKQ from the exons ATGGTATTTACCATAGACAGTGAAAGGTttttacttggaacgtcaacagaagtgacgtcatgcaggaactcaGTGCACTTttcagctttggagacgaaGAGCGAGGACTGCTGCAACAG TTATCTTCGTAAGTCAGAGAATCGTCCCGAACAAGCAACCATTGAAGAGAGTTCTTCAACGGAATCCTG TTATCTTCGGGAGTCAGAGAATCATCCCGAGCAACCAACCATTGAAGAGAGTTCTTCAACTGAATCCAG TGAAAGTGTGCATGAAGAATACCCGCTCATGATGTGTTCAGAAAATGAAATTGAGCAAGAAACTTGCGCTGCTCCTTCTGTCCAGTCATCTGAAAATGGAAAG GAGTCAGGAAAAAAAGATGCTGCTTGTCAAAGACCGAAAAGTCAAAAAGAGCGGACAACAACCAGCCAGTccgaaaataaagaaaatagag ATATTCAGGAAGACGAGAATGAAGAATTCAGCACCTCATTAAGTGTGGGAGATGGACGCTACCTGGTGGATTTGGGGAG CTCATCAGAGTTCGTCATCGATGAAGAGTGCCTCTTTCAGCTGTTCAAGTCATGCCGGGAATGCAACAGACAATGTACAGTTAGAAAACGTGTCACTGGTCTAAAGCTCGTGGTTAGCCAGGCGTGCTGTTTCTGTCAAAGCCACTCTAAATGGACTAACCTGCCAGATGATGACGACGACGGCGGCGATCTCCAgataaatggaaaacaaacggCACTTGAACAGACCAACTCAGCCAAGCAGTAA
- the LOC114546913 gene encoding uncharacterized protein LOC114546913 isoform X3, which translates to MAEARPKKRRSEEYMARRREIEKERTKTRIYIGESIQGWRELRRQKGFQSDAQLAKFLLDSYLRKSENRPEQATIEESSSTESCYLRESENHPEQPTIEESSSTESSESVHEEYPLMMCSENEIEQETCAAPSVQSSENGKESGKKDAACQRPKSQKERTTTSQSENKENRDIQEDENEEFSTSLSVGDGRYLVDLGSSSEFVIDEECLFQLFKSCRECNRQCTVRKRVTGLKLVVSQACCFCQSHSKWTNLPDDDDDGGDLQINGKQTALEQTNSAKQ; encoded by the exons ATGGCTGAGGCACGACCAAAGAAAAGACGCTCGGAGGAATATATGGCGAGAAGAAGAGAGATTGAGAAGGAGCGAACGAAGACCCGGATTTACATTGGGGAATCGATCCAAGGGTGGCGAGAACTCCGCCGGCAGAAGGGCTTCCAGTCCGATGCACAGCTGGCTAAGTTCTTACTGGACAG TTATCTTCGTAAGTCAGAGAATCGTCCCGAACAAGCAACCATTGAAGAGAGTTCTTCAACGGAATCCTG TTATCTTCGGGAGTCAGAGAATCATCCCGAGCAACCAACCATTGAAGAGAGTTCTTCAACTGAATCCAG TGAAAGTGTGCATGAAGAATACCCGCTCATGATGTGTTCAGAAAATGAAATTGAGCAAGAAACTTGCGCTGCTCCTTCTGTCCAGTCATCTGAAAATGGAAAG GAGTCAGGAAAAAAAGATGCTGCTTGTCAAAGACCGAAAAGTCAAAAAGAGCGGACAACAACCAGCCAGTccgaaaataaagaaaatagag ATATTCAGGAAGACGAGAATGAAGAATTCAGCACCTCATTAAGTGTGGGAGATGGACGCTACCTGGTGGATTTGGGGAG CTCATCAGAGTTCGTCATCGATGAAGAGTGCCTCTTTCAGCTGTTCAAGTCATGCCGGGAATGCAACAGACAATGTACAGTTAGAAAACGTGTCACTGGTCTAAAGCTCGTGGTTAGCCAGGCGTGCTGTTTCTGTCAAAGCCACTCTAAATGGACTAACCTGCCAGATGATGACGACGACGGCGGCGATCTCCAgataaatggaaaacaaacggCACTTGAACAGACCAACTCAGCCAAGCAGTAA
- the LOC114546913 gene encoding uncharacterized protein LOC114546913 isoform X2 has translation MESANINDRHLPQHKLGQHLRKRVLSNEALLSKRENDRRRSKTRVNLGRAFRSWRELGLCLRIKSDSMLAFFLLNSYLRKSENRPEQATIEESSSTESCYLRESENHPEQPTIEESSSTESSESVHEEYPLMMCSENEIEQETCAAPSVQSSENGKESGKKDAACQRPKSQKERTTTSQSENKENRDIQEDENEEFSTSLSVGDGRYLVDLGSSSEFVIDEECLFQLFKSCRECNRQCTVRKRVTGLKLVVSQACCFCQSHSKWTNLPDDDDDGGDLQINGKQTALEQTNSAKQ, from the exons ATGGAATCCGCTAACATCAACGACCGGCACCTACCACAACACAAATTAGGTCAACACTTAAGAAAAAGAGTTCTTTCTAATGAAGCCCTTTTGTCCAAACGTGAAAATGACCGACGTCGGTCGAAAACTAGGGTCAACCTCGGCAGAGCATTCCGTTCATGGAGGGAGCTTGGTTTGTGCTTGAGGATCAAATCCGACTCCATGCTGGCTTTCTTCCTATTGAACAG TTATCTTCGTAAGTCAGAGAATCGTCCCGAACAAGCAACCATTGAAGAGAGTTCTTCAACGGAATCCTG TTATCTTCGGGAGTCAGAGAATCATCCCGAGCAACCAACCATTGAAGAGAGTTCTTCAACTGAATCCAG TGAAAGTGTGCATGAAGAATACCCGCTCATGATGTGTTCAGAAAATGAAATTGAGCAAGAAACTTGCGCTGCTCCTTCTGTCCAGTCATCTGAAAATGGAAAG GAGTCAGGAAAAAAAGATGCTGCTTGTCAAAGACCGAAAAGTCAAAAAGAGCGGACAACAACCAGCCAGTccgaaaataaagaaaatagag ATATTCAGGAAGACGAGAATGAAGAATTCAGCACCTCATTAAGTGTGGGAGATGGACGCTACCTGGTGGATTTGGGGAG CTCATCAGAGTTCGTCATCGATGAAGAGTGCCTCTTTCAGCTGTTCAAGTCATGCCGGGAATGCAACAGACAATGTACAGTTAGAAAACGTGTCACTGGTCTAAAGCTCGTGGTTAGCCAGGCGTGCTGTTTCTGTCAAAGCCACTCTAAATGGACTAACCTGCCAGATGATGACGACGACGGCGGCGATCTCCAgataaatggaaaacaaacggCACTTGAACAGACCAACTCAGCCAAGCAGTAA
- the LOC114546913 gene encoding uncharacterized protein LOC114546913 isoform X1, which translates to MAENPKKRPRNVLVSDCTDKKRPTRSAEGLKSKKESDERRRKTRVTIGVAFPIWRALKKEQGLRSDTDVALLLLNSYLRKSENRPEQATIEESSSTESCYLRESENHPEQPTIEESSSTESSESVHEEYPLMMCSENEIEQETCAAPSVQSSENGKESGKKDAACQRPKSQKERTTTSQSENKENRDIQEDENEEFSTSLSVGDGRYLVDLGSSSEFVIDEECLFQLFKSCRECNRQCTVRKRVTGLKLVVSQACCFCQSHSKWTNLPDDDDDGGDLQINGKQTALEQTNSAKQ; encoded by the exons ATGGCTGAAAACCCGAAGAAGCGCCCACGAAATGTGTTAGTCAGTGATTGTACTGATAAGAAAAGACCTACACGTTCAGCAGAAGGTCTAAAATCCAAAAAAGAAAGTGACGAAAGGCGAAGAAAAACACGGGTAACCATTGGTGTGGCTTTTCCTATTTGGAGAGCGCTGAAAAAAGAACAGGGACTGAGGTCAGACACGGATGTTGCCTTACTGCTTTTGAACAG TTATCTTCGTAAGTCAGAGAATCGTCCCGAACAAGCAACCATTGAAGAGAGTTCTTCAACGGAATCCTG TTATCTTCGGGAGTCAGAGAATCATCCCGAGCAACCAACCATTGAAGAGAGTTCTTCAACTGAATCCAG TGAAAGTGTGCATGAAGAATACCCGCTCATGATGTGTTCAGAAAATGAAATTGAGCAAGAAACTTGCGCTGCTCCTTCTGTCCAGTCATCTGAAAATGGAAAG GAGTCAGGAAAAAAAGATGCTGCTTGTCAAAGACCGAAAAGTCAAAAAGAGCGGACAACAACCAGCCAGTccgaaaataaagaaaatagag ATATTCAGGAAGACGAGAATGAAGAATTCAGCACCTCATTAAGTGTGGGAGATGGACGCTACCTGGTGGATTTGGGGAG CTCATCAGAGTTCGTCATCGATGAAGAGTGCCTCTTTCAGCTGTTCAAGTCATGCCGGGAATGCAACAGACAATGTACAGTTAGAAAACGTGTCACTGGTCTAAAGCTCGTGGTTAGCCAGGCGTGCTGTTTCTGTCAAAGCCACTCTAAATGGACTAACCTGCCAGATGATGACGACGACGGCGGCGATCTCCAgataaatggaaaacaaacggCACTTGAACAGACCAACTCAGCCAAGCAGTAA